The Archangium primigenium genomic interval CGACCTCGAGACGAACACCTCGTTCCACTTCAAGAAGAGCTAGAGGCCGTAAGCCATGCGTCAGTTGTTCGTCGTCGTCGTCCTGCTCGGACTGCTCGCTCCGGCGAGCGCCCGGGCCTACCCGTGGATGATCCGCCACGGGTATTCCAGCTGTGCCGCGTGCCACACGGACCCCTCGGGCAACGGGCTGCTCACGCCCTATGGACGGGCCCAGTCCGAGCTGCTCCTGGCGGCCACTTACGGCAAGGTGAAGGAGGAGGTGAGTCCCTCCACGAGCTTCCTCTTCGGCGCGGTGCCGCTGCCGGAGTGGTTGAACCTGGGGCTGTCCTTCCGCGGAGGCGCGCTGGTCAACAAGGTGCCCACGAGCGACGCCCGGGTGCGGCCGCTGCAGATGGCGAGTGATTTGCGGGGCCAGGCCACCTTCGGCCAGTTCCGCGCCAACGCCAGCGTGGGCATCGCGGTGCGCCGCGCCCTGCTCGCCTCCCTGACGCCGTGGGAGGGCAACAACATCGTGTCCCGTGAGCACTGGCTCGCCTGGGACAACGAGGAGCAGACGGTGGTGGTGCGCGCGGGCCGCATGAACATCCCCTTCGGCCTGCGCAACGCGGAGCACACCACCTGGGTGCGCGAGCGCACGCGCACCGACACCAACGAGCACCAGCAGTACGGCGCGGCCGTGGCCTACAACGGGGACGGCCTGCGCGGCGAGTTGATGGCCATCGCCGGGAACTTCCTGCTCAACCCGGATCTCTACCGGGAGCGCGGCTACGCGGGCTACCTCGAGTGGTCGCCGCGCTCGGACCTCGCCCTGGGCGTGAGCAGCCTGACCACGCGGGCGCGCTATGACGTGGACACGCGGCTGGCCGGCTTCTGGCGCCAGTCGCACGGCCTGTTCGGCCGGTGGGCGGTGGCGCGCCCGGTGGTGCTCATGGCCGAGGCGGACGTGCTCGTCAACGCCTCGCGCGAGCAGGACACGGGTCTGGGCTTCACCAGCCTGCTCCAGGCGGACGTGGAGCCGGTGCAGGGCCTGCACATCCTCCTGTCCGGCGAGACGCTCACGCCCGTGGGCAACCTGGGCACCAGCGTGGGCGCGGGGCTCGGCGTGGGCTTCGTCTTCCTGCCCCAGTTGGAGCTGCGCTTCGATGGTTTCGCCCGGCGCTCGCCCCTGCCGGGCGGCGGCGGCTCCCAGTCCTTCACCGTCCTCTCCCAGCTGCACCTCTCCCTATGAAAGCGCTCCTGAATCCCGGCTCCCGTCGCGCCCTGGCGCGGGCCTCCGTCCTGGGTCTCGCCCTGTGGGGGGCCTCGCCCGCGTGGGCGACGGGGGAGTACCCCGACATCCTTCAATCCACGCTGAGCCTGCCGTCCTACCCCTCGTGCGCCCTCTGTCATCAGGGGCCGCAGGCGGTGGGCACGGTGGTCACGCCCTTCGGCATGTCCCTGCGCGCCCGGGGGCTGGTGAGCTTCAACAACGCGTCCTTGCGCTCGGCCCTGGAGAAGCTGGAAGCCGAGAAGGTGGACAGCGACGGGGACGGCGTGCCGGACATCGAGGAGCTCAAGACGGGCCGGGATCCGAACCGGGCCGAGGCCACCGGCGGGGACGGCGAGCCCATCCTCGAGGAGGTGCTGCCCGAGCCCACGTATGGCTGTGGCGTGGCCCCGGGCGGACTGTCCCTGGGGCTGGCGGGCCTGCTGCTCGTGCTCAAGCGGCGCCGCTGAGACGTCGTCGAGACGGACGGTCCGCGCCCGCTACTCCGTGGCGGGCGCGGGCAGTCCGGCGGTGTGCAGCCGGGTGAAGATGTGCATCAGCACGTACAGGGCGAAGGCGGCGTCATCCACCCGGTGACTGGAGCGCGCGCCGAGCGTCTGCAGCTTGAGCAGGTCCCCCCCATCCACGTGCAGCAGGTAGGCCTGGGCCGCCAGCGAGCCCTCGCCCGCGAGCGCCAGGCCCCGCCGCGCCGCGTCCAGGCACGCCTGGATGCAGGTGGCGTAGTCGCCCGCCGCGAACGCGCCTTCCGCCGCCCGGGCATGATCGAACAGGTCGGACGGGGCCAGGGCACTCGTCGCGCCCAGGGGCCGCTGTCCCGTGAGGGACGGGGGCGCGGTGGCCGGGACCCCGGGCTCGGGCAGGGGCGGCTGGGCGGGGGGCGGGGCGCCGATGGCGGGCATGCTCCGCGAGGGCCGGGGCGCCATGGCGGGCGGCGCGGCCGAGGACGCACGGCCCACCAGGTGCTGGCTCAGCTGGGCCTCCAGGTTGCCCCGCCCGGAGGCCGCGCCCGGGGGCGGCGCCACGCGTGGCGGCGGCACGATCTTCTTGGCGCGCAAGTCCTGGATGACCAGCCGGGTGATGGCCTTGAGCGCGTCCATCACGCCCCGGCCGCTGACGGCCTCGGTCTCGAAGTCGGGCACGCCGCGCGGATTGAGCGCCTCGCGCAGCTCCTCCACGGACAGCGCCGAGGGCAGATCCCGCTTGTTCCACTGCACCACCAGCGGGAAGCGCTCCAGCCGGATGCCCTGCTCCAGCAGGTTCTCCTCCAGGTTGGCCAGCGACTCGCGGTTGGCGTCCATCATCTCCGGCTGCGAGTCCGCGACGAACACCACCCCGTCGGCGCCCTGGAGCACCAGCTTGCGCGTGGCGTTGTAGAAGACCTGACCGGGCACGGTGTAGAGCGCCAGGCGCACCGTGCAGTCATTCACCCGCTCCACCTTCACCGGCAGGAAGTCGAAGAAGAGCGTGCGATCGCCCTCGGTGGCGATGGACATCATCTCGCCCCGGTGCGCCGGGCGCACCGTCTCGAACACCTTGCGCAGCGTGCTCGTCTTGCCGGACAGACCCGGTCCGTAGAAGACGATCTTCACCGCCACTTCCCTGGCCACCAGATTGACGCTGCTCACGGTGTCAGCTTTCCTAGAACGACTCTCCGCCGGGCGCCAGTCGCCGACGGCACGTTCGCGGGCGTCCCCGCGAGGTGCTCGCTGGCCAGCAGCGCGAAGCACACCGCCTCCTTGGCACCCTCTGGCAGGCCCAGCGCATCCACTGGGCGTACGGGCAGGGGAGACAGCCGCGCCGTCAGCCGCTCCATCAGCACCGGGTTGCGGATGCCGCCGCCGGACACGTACACCGCCTCCAGCGAGAAGCGGGGCAGCAGCCACGCCTCGTACGCGCGCGCCGTGGCCTCCACCGTGAACGCCACCGCCGTGGCCATCAAATCCCGCGGGGCCACGTGCCGCGCCCGCTCCCACAGCCCCGTCACCAGGGCGTCCCCGAAACCCTCGCGGCCGGCGCTCCGCGGCGGGGGCAGGGCGAGGAAGGGGTGCGCGAGCAGCTCCTCGAGCAGCGCGGGCACCACCTGGCCCTCGCGCGAGAGGCTCCCGTCCAGGTCGCACTGCAGCCGTCCCTGGGTGATCCGCCGCGCCAGCCCGTCCAGCACCATGTTGCCCGGCCCGGTGTCGAAGGCGAGCGTGTCCTCGAGCCGATCGCCTACCACGCTCACGTTGCCGATGCCCCCCAGGTTCTGCAGCGCCCGCGCCACGCCGGGTTTGCGGAACAGGGCCCAGTCCAGGTAGGGCACCAGGGGCGCGCCCTGGCCCCCCGCGGCCACGTCCCGGGTGCGGAAGTCGCTCACCACGGGGATGCCGGTGCGCTCGGCGATGACGGACGCCTCCCCGAGCTGCAGGGTGGAGGGCGTGGCCGACAGGTGCGCGGGCAGGTGCGCCATCGTCTGACCATGCGAGCCGATGACGTCCACGTCCTCGGGCCGCGCGCCGCCCCGCGCGATGGCCTCCAGCGCGGCCTCGGCGAAGCGCTCACCCAGGGCGAAGTTGAGCTCGCACAGCGCACGGGCATCGTTCGCCGCGAGCACCTGGTGGGTGAACTCGGGCGGGAAGGGCCGCGAGACGTGTGCCAGCAGGGTGATGCGGACCTCGGCGCCCGTGCCCTCCACCTGGCAGAGCACTGCCTCCACCGCGTCCACGCTGGTGCCCGACAACAGCCCGACGCACAGCCGCGACGGGGGAAGGACGGCTCGCGAGTCCATGCCCTGAATGTAAGCGCCCGTGCGCCCGCGCGCCGGACTCCCCGGTGCGGGAACGACGAGAATCCTCCACTCGGCTAGCCAGGCCTCCGGTCAAGCGGCGGATCCCGAACGGGCGATGTGCCGTCGGAGGCGTGGGCGGAGGCCAGGTCCCGTCGGGCGGTGGACGCTCCACCCCCGCCCAGGGACGCCCGGGGAACGGGGGGTTGAGGCCGCGCGCTGCCAGGAGAGGCCGCTCCCGACCGCGCTTGATCCTTCCTCCACCGGCGGATGCCCGGACACTCGGGGGGCTCGAGCACCTGGGGTTCGAGCGCGCACTCACCGCTCGCGGGCGGTCCCGCGCCCCGGGGACTCACGGGCCGGGGCGCCACGGACGGCGGCGGGGACGGGCTCTCCACCACGAGCCGGGGGGACGGGGGGAGCGGGGGCGCGGGGGCCTCCACGGGACGCGCTTCCACGGCACGCGGCTCCACGCGGACCGGGACCGCGCGCGCGGGAGGCGGCGCGGCTAGGGGCTGGGGCGTGGGCATGGGCACCACGAGTCCGTTGTGCCGCGGGGCCTGGAGGCTGTCGGTGAGCGCGGTGTTGCGCGGGGGAGCGCTCCGCGCGCGCTCGCCACACCCGCTCACGTCATTGCCCTGGAGCACCGCCTTGCCCCACTTCACGCGGATGCAGTCCTCGGCCCGGGCCCGCACCGAGGTGTTGCGCACCGTCGCGGCGATGAGCAGTTCCAGCCCTTGCTCGGCCTGG includes:
- a CDS encoding anhydro-N-acetylmuramic acid kinase, translating into MDSRAVLPPSRLCVGLLSGTSVDAVEAVLCQVEGTGAEVRITLLAHVSRPFPPEFTHQVLAANDARALCELNFALGERFAEAALEAIARGGARPEDVDVIGSHGQTMAHLPAHLSATPSTLQLGEASVIAERTGIPVVSDFRTRDVAAGGQGAPLVPYLDWALFRKPGVARALQNLGGIGNVSVVGDRLEDTLAFDTGPGNMVLDGLARRITQGRLQCDLDGSLSREGQVVPALLEELLAHPFLALPPPRSAGREGFGDALVTGLWERARHVAPRDLMATAVAFTVEATARAYEAWLLPRFSLEAVYVSGGGIRNPVLMERLTARLSPLPVRPVDALGLPEGAKEAVCFALLASEHLAGTPANVPSATGARRRVVLGKLTP
- a CDS encoding thrombospondin type 3 repeat-containing protein, with product MKALLNPGSRRALARASVLGLALWGASPAWATGEYPDILQSTLSLPSYPSCALCHQGPQAVGTVVTPFGMSLRARGLVSFNNASLRSALEKLEAEKVDSDGDGVPDIEELKTGRDPNRAEATGGDGEPILEEVLPEPTYGCGVAPGGLSLGLAGLLLVLKRRR
- a CDS encoding ADP-ribosylation factor-like protein, which encodes MSSVNLVAREVAVKIVFYGPGLSGKTSTLRKVFETVRPAHRGEMMSIATEGDRTLFFDFLPVKVERVNDCTVRLALYTVPGQVFYNATRKLVLQGADGVVFVADSQPEMMDANRESLANLEENLLEQGIRLERFPLVVQWNKRDLPSALSVEELREALNPRGVPDFETEAVSGRGVMDALKAITRLVIQDLRAKKIVPPPRVAPPPGAASGRGNLEAQLSQHLVGRASSAAPPAMAPRPSRSMPAIGAPPPAQPPLPEPGVPATAPPSLTGQRPLGATSALAPSDLFDHARAAEGAFAAGDYATCIQACLDAARRGLALAGEGSLAAQAYLLHVDGGDLLKLQTLGARSSHRVDDAAFALYVLMHIFTRLHTAGLPAPATE